In one Musa acuminata AAA Group cultivar baxijiao chromosome BXJ2-5, Cavendish_Baxijiao_AAA, whole genome shotgun sequence genomic region, the following are encoded:
- the LOC103984831 gene encoding uncharacterized protein LOC103984831 isoform X1 codes for MAATDLMKYAHSPAHRAVLARDYAGLKRVLAALPRLVDPSAIRTEAASVAEEEKADAISGVIDRRDVPNRETPLHLAVRLGDAAAVEMLMAAGADWSLQNEQGWSALQEAICAGEENLAKIIVRHYQPLAWAKWCRRLPRVVATMRRMRDFYMEITFHFESSVIPFISRIAPSDTYKIWKRGSNLRADMTLAGFDGFRIQRSDQSILFLGDGSEDGKVPPGSLCMISHKDKEVMNALDGAGTPATEAEVHQEVKAMSQTNIFRPGIDVTQAVLLPQLTWRRQERSEMVGPWKAKVYDMHNVVVSVKSRRVPGAMTDEELFSACNNNETESEEFEDILTEEERKQLEKALKMESPEVIDQVQSDVHVARRHSCYEPRDIPIEDASSSSNGESRQDRKSWFGNWGKRANYNGQKRVMPPRSSLCAEEKVSDLLGDSPSQNQSMPGRHSVEVVNRMEDHRRGRDRDSKRPATTSENGYRRKENSKESEYRKGLRPVLWLSPDFPLRTEELLPLLDILANKVKAIRRLRDLLMTKLPPGAFPVKVAIPVVPTIRVLVTFTKFEELQPLEEFSTPPTSPGNNSPQTQTSSSSWIQWIKAPYRQNYSITSGPSSRVEDIQDPFVIPPDYSWTTPEAKRKKMQEKRSKSKKGKGQNQ; via the exons atggCCGCGACGGATCTGATGAAGTACGCGCACAGCCCGGCCCACAGGGCCGTGCTCGCCCGCGACTACGCCGGCCTCAAGCGCGTGCTCGCGGCGCTGCCCCGCCTCGTTGACCCATCGGCCATCCGCACGGAGGCGGCGTCCGTcgcggaggaggagaaggccgACGCCATCTCCGGCGTCATCGACCGCCGCGACGTCCCCAACCGAGAGACCCCGCTCCACCTCGCCGTCCGCCTCGGCGACGCCGCCGCCGTCGAGATGCTCATGGCCGCGGGCGCCGACTGGAGCCTCCAGAACGAGCAGGGCTGGAGTGCGCTCCAGGAGGCCATCTGCGCCGGCGAGGAGAACCTAGCCAAGATCATCGTCCGCCACTACCAGCCCCTCGCCTGGGCCAAGTGGTGCCGCCGGCTGCCGCGAGTGGTCGCCACCATGCGCCGGATGCGGGACTTCTACATGGAGATCACCTTCCACTTCGAGAGCTCCGTGATCCCCTTCATCTCCAGAATCGCCCCCTCCGACACTTACAAGATCTGGAAGCGGGGGTCGAACCTGCGGGCCGACATGACGCTGGCCGGATTCGACGGCTTCCGGATTCAGCGCTCCGACCAGAGCATCCTCTTCCTCGGGGACGGATCGGAGGACGGGAAGGTGCCGCCCGGATCCCTGTGCATGATCTCTCACAAGGACAAGGAGGTGATGAACGCTTTGGACGGAGCGGGCACGCCGGCCACCGAGGCGGAGGTCCACCAAGAAGTCAAGGCGATGTCCCAGACGAACATCTTCCGGCCGGGGATAGACGTCACGCAAGCCGTGCTACTTCCGCAGTTGACGTGGAGGAGACAGGAGAGGTCGGAAATGGTCGGGCCGTGGAAAGCAAAGGTTTACGATATGCATAACGTGGTGGTGAGCGTCAAGTCCAGGCGAGTGCCGGGAGCGATGACCGATGAGGAGTTATTCTCGGCCTGCAACAACAACGAGACTGAGAGCGAAGAGTTCGAAGACATCTTGACGGAGGAGGAGCGGAAGCAATTGGAGAAAGCACTCAAAATGGAATCCCCTGAGGTGATCGACCAAGTCCAATCCGATGTCCATGTTGCTCGCCGGCATAGTTGCTATGAGCCCAGGGACATACCGATTGAGGATGCTAGTAGTAGCAGTAATGGTGAGAGTAGACAAGATAGGAAAAGTTGGTTTGGTAATTGGGGAAAGAGAGCCAATTATAATGGGCAGAAGAGGGTTATGCCTCCAAGGAGTTCACTGTGTGCAGAGGAGAAGGTGAGTGATCTCCTGGGCGATTCTCCATCTCAGAACCAGAGTATGCCTGGAAGGCATTCGGTAGAGGTTGTGAACAGGATGGAAGATCATAGGAGGGGAAGAGATAGGGATTCCAAAAGACCTGCAACAACCTCCGAAAATGGATACAGACGAAAAGAGAACAGCAAAGAGAGTGAATATAGAAAAGGTTTAAGGCCTGTTCTGTGGCTCTCTCCTGATTTTCCACTTCGGACGGAAGAGCTATTGCCGCTGCTTGATATTCTAGCGAACAAGGTCAAGGCAATTCGTCGTCTGAGGGATCTTCTTATGACAAAGCTCCCTCCTGGAGCATTTCCAGTAAAG GTTGCAATTCCAGTTGTTCCTACTATCCGCGTCCTGGTTACTTTTACCAAGTTCGAAGAATTACAGCCATTGGAAGAGTTCTCAACACCTCCCACTAGCCCTGGGAACAATAGTCCCCAAACACAGACATCATCAAGCTCCTGGATTCAATGGATAAAGGCACCATATCGTCAAAATTACTCGATCACATCAGGACCAAGTAGCCGTGTGGAGGACATACAAGACCCGTTTGTGATTCCACCTGACTATAGTTGGACTACTCCCGAAGCGAAAAGGAAGAAGATGCAGGAGAAGAGGAGTAAGTCCAAGAAGGGAAAGGGTCAGAATCAGTGA
- the LOC103984831 gene encoding uncharacterized protein LOC103984831 isoform X2, which produces MAATDLMKYAHSPAHRAVLARDYAGLKRVLAALPRLVDPSAIRTEAASVAEEEKADAISGVIDRRDVPNRETPLHLAVRLGDAAAVEMLMAAGADWSLQNEQGWSALQEAICAGEENLAKIIVRHYQPLAWAKWCRRLPRVVATMRRMRDFYMEITFHFESSVIPFISRIAPSDTYKIWKRGSNLRADMTLAGFDGFRIQRSDQSILFLGDGSEDGKVPPGSLCMISHKDKEVMNALDGAGTPATEAEVHQEVKAMSQTNIFRPGIDVTQAVLLPQLTWRRQERSEMVGPWKAKVYDMHNVVVSVKSRRVPGAMTDEELFSACNNNETESEEFEDILTEEERKQLEKALKMESPEVIDQVQSDVHVARRHSCYEPRDIPIEDASSSSNGESRQDRKSWFGNWGKRANYNGQKRVMPPRSSLCAEEKVSDLLGDSPSQNQSMPGRHSVEVVNRMEDHRRGRDRDSKRPATTSENGYRRKENSKESEYRKGLRPVLWLSPDFPLRTEELLPLLDILANKVKAIRRLRDLLMTKLPPGAFPVKRKKTNLILIPVSCLSVV; this is translated from the exons atggCCGCGACGGATCTGATGAAGTACGCGCACAGCCCGGCCCACAGGGCCGTGCTCGCCCGCGACTACGCCGGCCTCAAGCGCGTGCTCGCGGCGCTGCCCCGCCTCGTTGACCCATCGGCCATCCGCACGGAGGCGGCGTCCGTcgcggaggaggagaaggccgACGCCATCTCCGGCGTCATCGACCGCCGCGACGTCCCCAACCGAGAGACCCCGCTCCACCTCGCCGTCCGCCTCGGCGACGCCGCCGCCGTCGAGATGCTCATGGCCGCGGGCGCCGACTGGAGCCTCCAGAACGAGCAGGGCTGGAGTGCGCTCCAGGAGGCCATCTGCGCCGGCGAGGAGAACCTAGCCAAGATCATCGTCCGCCACTACCAGCCCCTCGCCTGGGCCAAGTGGTGCCGCCGGCTGCCGCGAGTGGTCGCCACCATGCGCCGGATGCGGGACTTCTACATGGAGATCACCTTCCACTTCGAGAGCTCCGTGATCCCCTTCATCTCCAGAATCGCCCCCTCCGACACTTACAAGATCTGGAAGCGGGGGTCGAACCTGCGGGCCGACATGACGCTGGCCGGATTCGACGGCTTCCGGATTCAGCGCTCCGACCAGAGCATCCTCTTCCTCGGGGACGGATCGGAGGACGGGAAGGTGCCGCCCGGATCCCTGTGCATGATCTCTCACAAGGACAAGGAGGTGATGAACGCTTTGGACGGAGCGGGCACGCCGGCCACCGAGGCGGAGGTCCACCAAGAAGTCAAGGCGATGTCCCAGACGAACATCTTCCGGCCGGGGATAGACGTCACGCAAGCCGTGCTACTTCCGCAGTTGACGTGGAGGAGACAGGAGAGGTCGGAAATGGTCGGGCCGTGGAAAGCAAAGGTTTACGATATGCATAACGTGGTGGTGAGCGTCAAGTCCAGGCGAGTGCCGGGAGCGATGACCGATGAGGAGTTATTCTCGGCCTGCAACAACAACGAGACTGAGAGCGAAGAGTTCGAAGACATCTTGACGGAGGAGGAGCGGAAGCAATTGGAGAAAGCACTCAAAATGGAATCCCCTGAGGTGATCGACCAAGTCCAATCCGATGTCCATGTTGCTCGCCGGCATAGTTGCTATGAGCCCAGGGACATACCGATTGAGGATGCTAGTAGTAGCAGTAATGGTGAGAGTAGACAAGATAGGAAAAGTTGGTTTGGTAATTGGGGAAAGAGAGCCAATTATAATGGGCAGAAGAGGGTTATGCCTCCAAGGAGTTCACTGTGTGCAGAGGAGAAGGTGAGTGATCTCCTGGGCGATTCTCCATCTCAGAACCAGAGTATGCCTGGAAGGCATTCGGTAGAGGTTGTGAACAGGATGGAAGATCATAGGAGGGGAAGAGATAGGGATTCCAAAAGACCTGCAACAACCTCCGAAAATGGATACAGACGAAAAGAGAACAGCAAAGAGAGTGAATATAGAAAAGGTTTAAGGCCTGTTCTGTGGCTCTCTCCTGATTTTCCACTTCGGACGGAAGAGCTATTGCCGCTGCTTGATATTCTAGCGAACAAGGTCAAGGCAATTCGTCGTCTGAGGGATCTTCTTATGACAAAGCTCCCTCCTGGAGCATTTCCAGTAAAG AGAAAGAAGACAAACTTAATTTTAATTCCTGTCAGTTGCCTATCTGTAGTTTGA
- the LOC103984831 gene encoding uncharacterized protein LOC103984831 isoform X3 yields MAATDLMKYAHSPAHRAVLARDYAGLKRVLAALPRLVDPSAIRTEAASVAEEEKADAISGVIDRRDVPNRETPLHLAVRLGDAAAVEMLMAAGADWSLQNEQGWSALQEAICAGEENLAKIIVRHYQPLAWAKWCRRLPRVVATMRRMRDFYMEITFHFESSVIPFISRIAPSDTYKIWKRGSNLRADMTLAGFDGFRIQRSDQSILFLGDGSEDGKVPPGSLCMISHKDKEVMNALDGAGTPATEAEVHQEVKAMSQTNIFRPGIDVTQAVLLPQLTWRRQERSEMVGPWKAKVYDMHNVVVSVKSRRVPGAMTDEELFSACNNNETESEEFEDILTEEERKQLEKALKMESPEVIDQVQSDVHVARRHSCYEPRDIPIEDASSSSNGESRQDRKSWFGNWGKRANYNGQKRVMPPRSSLCAEEKVSDLLGDSPSQNQSMPGRHSVEVVNRMEDHRRGRDRDSKRPATTSENGYRRKENSKESEYRKGLRPVLWLSPDFPLRTEELLPLLDILANKVKAIRRLRDLLMTKLPPGAFPVKIHSHELDFHSITGLL; encoded by the exons atggCCGCGACGGATCTGATGAAGTACGCGCACAGCCCGGCCCACAGGGCCGTGCTCGCCCGCGACTACGCCGGCCTCAAGCGCGTGCTCGCGGCGCTGCCCCGCCTCGTTGACCCATCGGCCATCCGCACGGAGGCGGCGTCCGTcgcggaggaggagaaggccgACGCCATCTCCGGCGTCATCGACCGCCGCGACGTCCCCAACCGAGAGACCCCGCTCCACCTCGCCGTCCGCCTCGGCGACGCCGCCGCCGTCGAGATGCTCATGGCCGCGGGCGCCGACTGGAGCCTCCAGAACGAGCAGGGCTGGAGTGCGCTCCAGGAGGCCATCTGCGCCGGCGAGGAGAACCTAGCCAAGATCATCGTCCGCCACTACCAGCCCCTCGCCTGGGCCAAGTGGTGCCGCCGGCTGCCGCGAGTGGTCGCCACCATGCGCCGGATGCGGGACTTCTACATGGAGATCACCTTCCACTTCGAGAGCTCCGTGATCCCCTTCATCTCCAGAATCGCCCCCTCCGACACTTACAAGATCTGGAAGCGGGGGTCGAACCTGCGGGCCGACATGACGCTGGCCGGATTCGACGGCTTCCGGATTCAGCGCTCCGACCAGAGCATCCTCTTCCTCGGGGACGGATCGGAGGACGGGAAGGTGCCGCCCGGATCCCTGTGCATGATCTCTCACAAGGACAAGGAGGTGATGAACGCTTTGGACGGAGCGGGCACGCCGGCCACCGAGGCGGAGGTCCACCAAGAAGTCAAGGCGATGTCCCAGACGAACATCTTCCGGCCGGGGATAGACGTCACGCAAGCCGTGCTACTTCCGCAGTTGACGTGGAGGAGACAGGAGAGGTCGGAAATGGTCGGGCCGTGGAAAGCAAAGGTTTACGATATGCATAACGTGGTGGTGAGCGTCAAGTCCAGGCGAGTGCCGGGAGCGATGACCGATGAGGAGTTATTCTCGGCCTGCAACAACAACGAGACTGAGAGCGAAGAGTTCGAAGACATCTTGACGGAGGAGGAGCGGAAGCAATTGGAGAAAGCACTCAAAATGGAATCCCCTGAGGTGATCGACCAAGTCCAATCCGATGTCCATGTTGCTCGCCGGCATAGTTGCTATGAGCCCAGGGACATACCGATTGAGGATGCTAGTAGTAGCAGTAATGGTGAGAGTAGACAAGATAGGAAAAGTTGGTTTGGTAATTGGGGAAAGAGAGCCAATTATAATGGGCAGAAGAGGGTTATGCCTCCAAGGAGTTCACTGTGTGCAGAGGAGAAGGTGAGTGATCTCCTGGGCGATTCTCCATCTCAGAACCAGAGTATGCCTGGAAGGCATTCGGTAGAGGTTGTGAACAGGATGGAAGATCATAGGAGGGGAAGAGATAGGGATTCCAAAAGACCTGCAACAACCTCCGAAAATGGATACAGACGAAAAGAGAACAGCAAAGAGAGTGAATATAGAAAAGGTTTAAGGCCTGTTCTGTGGCTCTCTCCTGATTTTCCACTTCGGACGGAAGAGCTATTGCCGCTGCTTGATATTCTAGCGAACAAGGTCAAGGCAATTCGTCGTCTGAGGGATCTTCTTATGACAAAGCTCCCTCCTGGAGCATTTCCAGTAAAG ATTCATTCACATGAGCTAGATTTCCACTCCATCACTGGTTTACTGTAA
- the LOC135611691 gene encoding zeatin O-xylosyltransferase-like, producing the protein MAQSKAKAEPITIDVAVVMVPLPAQGHLNQFLHLSSLISARGLPIHYVGSATHNRQVLDRASRLHNGGTACRPIHFHDFPLPDYSSPAPEPDAAIKFPGHLQPAFDAARHLLSPLADLVRSLASRSRRVVLIHDSSMTFAAGAAASLPNVEAFCFHTVSAIAGFFFRWELRGKPREPAVEILELPHVSNEDCISQQFCDFVLSQQQTTVADSGRLINSCRAIEGMFIDLVAREPEWQDKKTFAIGPLNPITFNQASGNGARHPSIEWLDQQPPSSVIYVSFGTTSTFSDEQVAELAAGLEASGQRFLWVLRDADRADIYAETGGDAVEKEKLPLDYYTRVERRGKVVRGWAPQPEILAHPSTGGFMSHCGWNSCMESFSAGVPIVAWPMHSDQPRNAVLVMDVLRVGFHVLDWDKRAELVPSATISDVIERLMASKEGEEVRRRARELGGEVRRAMEEGGSSKTDLDAFVAHIIR; encoded by the coding sequence ATGGCTCAAAGCAAAGCAAAAGCTGAACCGATTACAATAGACGTGGCCGTGGTGATGGTGCCACTCCCTGCCCAAGGTCACCTCAACCAGTTCCTCCACCTCTCCAGTCTCATCTCCGCCCGCGGTCTCCCCATCCACTACGTCGGCTCCGCCACCCACAACCGCCAGGTGCTAGACCGCGCGTCACGCCTCCACAACGGCGGTACCGCCTGCCGCCCCATCCATTTCCACGATTTCCCATTACCAGACTATTCATCCCCTGCTCCCGAACCGGACGCGGCCATCAAGTTCCCCGGCCACCTCCAGCCCGCCTTCGACGCCGCCCGCCACCTCCTCTCCCCACTCGCCGACCTCGTACGCTCCCTCGCTTCCCGCTCTCGCCGCGTCGTCCTCATCCACGACTCTTCGATGACCTTTGCGGCCGGTGCAGCTGCCTCCCTTCCCAATGTGGAAGCTTTCTGCTTCCACACCGTATCAGCCATCGCTGGCTTCTTTTTCCGCTGGGAGTTACGCGGCAAACCACGCGAGCCTGCCGTAGAGATTTTGGAGCTTCCTCATGTATCCAACGAGGACTGCATATCGCAACAGTTCTGCGATTTCGTCCTCAGCCAGCAGCAAACGACGGTAGCCGACTCCGGGCGCCTCATCAACAGTTGCCGCGCGATCGAAGGCATGTTCATCGATCTGGTGGCTCGAGAGCCGGAGTGGCAGGACAAGAAAACCTTCGCCATCGGACCACTGAATCCGATCACCTTCAACCAAGCAAGCGGCAATGGCGCTAGGCACCCGTCCATCGAGTGGTTGGATCAGCAGCCGCCGTCCTCCGTCATTTACGTGTCCTTTGGCACCACATCAACCTTCTCCGACGAGCAGGTGGCTGAGCTCGCAGCGGGGCTCGAGGCTAGCGGTCAGCGGTTTCTTTGGGTGTTAAGGGACGCCGACAGGGCCGACATCTATGCCGAGACTGGTGGTGACGCCGTTGAAAAGGAGAAGCTGCCATTGGATTACTACACAAGGGTGGAGAGAAGGGGGAAGGTGGTGCGGGGCTGGGCGCCGCAGCCGGAGATCCTGGCGCACCCGTCGACCGGCGGATTTATGAGCCACTGCGGTTGGAACTCGTGCATGGAGAGCTTCAGCGCGGGGGTGCCGATCGTGGCGTGGCCGATGCATTCGGACCAACCCCGGAACGCAGTGCTGGTGATGGACGTCCTCCGTGTGGGGTTCCACGTGCTCGACTGGGACAAGAGGGCGGAGCTGGTGCCTTCGGCGACCATAAGTGACGTGATCGAGCGGCTGATGGCTAGCAAGGAAGGGGAGGAGGTGAGACGGAGGGCGAGAGAGTTGGGAGGTGAAGTAAGGCGAGCCATGGAGGAAGGTGGAAGCTCCAAAACCGATCTGGATGCCTTCGTCGCTCATATCATAAGATGA